atatatatttgtcCCCTTCTTATTTAGGAAGAGATGGTCTAATTTCAAGTAATAAAATTTCATTTCCAATTATAAAGAAAGACGAAAAGTAATATTCTTTCTATTGGTAaatatgttttctttttttggCATTGTAAtgttcaaaataaataattagtatttttCCATTTTAGGTACAACAACATCATCAAGAAGTAGTAGTGGATTGCAATGCACTTTGAACTTCTCATCAAGATCATCCTCTTGCTCCAAAAGCCGCATGCCAAAAATTGTTGAGAGTGGAAATGAAGGCATGGAATCAAATTGTGTTGAAAATAGAAACCTAATAATAAGGAATGatgatagtaataataataataataatggcagTACTAAGTGTTATATGCCAAGATTCACTGGTGACTTTTGGGATGCTTCTGAATTCAATTCCTCCAAAAGAGGCACTAACAATGGTGAAATCATGTTTTCCACTTCAAATGCCATGGAAGCTCAGGTATATATAGCTcagattttgttaaattttacttATTTCATCAGTTCCATTATTTAAACATAGTGATTTAGACCTCAAAATTGATATGTGAcaatattataatatttaattatttatataggaCAAGTATAAcattttttaatcaattgataAGAATACTTTTAAATGCTCATAATACAGAAGTACTCCTCAAATAGAAAGTTAGAGTATTTTAACGACGacgacaacaacaataacaataataatgctTTGatgattgtttatttatttatttatttatttttccatgagaaattaggatgtaGATTTTGGATATCAAAAGGTTGGTTTGACCCACCATTTAAGTCTACCTAGTTCTTCTACCAAGATTGGTGGCATGGAAAAGCTTTTTCAAATTCAAGGATCTGCTCCATGTAAGATTAGAGCCAAAAGAGGATTTGCCACTCACCCAAGAAGCATTGCAGAGAGGGTAATTTAATCTTACATACTTGAATTACAATttagttttagaatttttttttttcataatactCAAATTCTCGCAGTCCGTTTCAACACTTATTATGTCATTATAAATTTTAAGTATAATTCTTGCTATAAATATCACATTTAAAtatcacaattttttttaaacaaattcaTGTGTCATTCGATTTAAAACTTTTAGGAAAGAAGAACAAGAATAAGTGCCAGAATCAAGAAACTCCAAGACCTTTTCCCAAAATCGGACAAGGTAACCTTAATAGcacatggattttttattttacttgatttaattttatttgaaaattcaTTAAGCAATTCGATTGATGATATCATGCTTCTTTCCCTTTAATTTGGCAGCAAACAAGTACTGCAGATATGTTGGATTTGGCAGTTGATTATATCAAAGGCCTTCAGAAACAAGTCAAGGTAcaaagaaatttaacatagaaccTAAGAAAAATTTTAAGCTTACATATCCACTATCCTTCAGACCTTTTATTTTAGAGTGAAATAACAAAATATAGTCATTCAATAAAATATATTAACTCACTTTTTTTGTGATAATGCAGATACTCACAGATACAAGGGCAAAGTGCAACTGTTCAAGTAATAATCAGAAAGAACAATAATATAGAGCCATTGCATGATTCCTTGTCTTTGTAGATAACAAAATGAAGAAGGGAATTGTTTTTACCTTATATATTTTTTCCCCCCTTCACTTATTATATAAGATAGTGCTGAATAGTGAAGATCTGATATTGTCACTTCCCTTTATAACTTTCCCCTCACTCTTTTCTCTTGGTTTTGTttgtctctcttcttttttttgggttttttttttgggGTGGGGGGAGTTTGGTTTAAGTATCATAATGTATTAACATTCATccaaaatcaaagaaaagaaaatctagATGTATTAGCATGTTTACAATGATAATTCTTTACTCTCTATTTTTCTTATTATGACTTTTGATGATATTGCACAACATATAATGAGAAGCTTCAAAATAAGATCACTGCATTTATGGCCAAAAGACATTGTTGTTCGAAGGGAGCAATGCTAGCATACCAACATTTTTAGTAGAAAAAATGGAATAAATAATACCATGGGGCCTTTTGAAGATGGGATTAACTCTACTCATCTTCATAAAAGCTATGAACACTAATTAGAAGCTAAAGAATGAAGGTAGAAGTTGAGTGTATAATAAAGTCATGAAAGAAATATagggaagaggaaaaagaaaactcTGTAAAACTAAATGTCAACTACATTCAAAGTAAATGTTTCTTAGCTATAAAGTAAGCCGAATATAATTATGTTCCACAAAACGTGTTGAAAAATTCATCATGTATAAATTACATGCTATAAGTTTGTAAATAAACTAGCTTTAAAGATCTACAAAGCCATCATGCAGGTATCATCATGTGTCACACTACCAAAATCATCATC
The DNA window shown above is from Arachis ipaensis cultivar K30076 chromosome B08, Araip1.1, whole genome shotgun sequence and carries:
- the LOC107613535 gene encoding transcription factor bHLH130, encoding MDSNNTNSGLLRYRSAPSSMLTSLMDNIHHGGGGGGGGGGGGGDEEALRTELEKLISSNNKNKRVVNNSSEHLKREEGNNNCNYSFGSQNHVIYQNNQHYHQIHQGLAMASSCNNGFDGTLFGATNSMDSENNNDNGTQNKMGSNLVRQKSSPAGFFSNYSIDNNGTTTSSRSSSGLQCTLNFSSRSSSCSKSRMPKIVESGNEGMESNCVENRNLIIRNDDSNNNNNNGSTKCYMPRFTGDFWDASEFNSSKRGTNNGEIMFSTSNAMEAQDVDFGYQKVGLTHHLSLPSSSTKIGGMEKLFQIQGSAPCKIRAKRGFATHPRSIAERERRTRISARIKKLQDLFPKSDKQTSTADMLDLAVDYIKGLQKQVKILTDTRAKCNCSSNNQKEQ